The genomic segment GTAGATCGTAGATCATTATCTGAATTTGTTGTGATTCATGGTGTTGGTACAGGTATTCTTAGGATGGAAGTAGAGAAAATACTGGACTTGAATTCCGATTATATTATCGAAAAAGCATCATCACTTCATTATGGGGACGGGGCGACTTTTGTTACCGTTAAATAAGTAATTTTGAAGTGCAAATTGTTCTATCGCCGTTCTGGTAAAACAGAAAGGAGGAAAGTCCGGACAACGTAGAGCGCCATACTTCTTAACGGGAAGGATCCGTTTAACGGAGACAGATAGTGATGCAGAAAATAAACCGCTTTCACCCTTCGAAGCTTTTGCGAAGAAGGGTTTGTCTGAAGCTTGCTTTAGAGAGTGATGGTGAAAAGGTGGGGTAAGAGCCTACCAGTGTATGGGGTGACTCATATAGCTATAAAACCTTATGGGTTGAAAGACCAAATAAACCGAGGCCAGTTTTTAATTAAGCTGTTAAAGTTGCTCGCTTAACTCGGAGGGTAGGTTGATATATTCAGTTAGTGATGACTGG from the Flavobacteriales bacterium genome contains:
- a CDS encoding Smr/MutS family protein — its product is MGIVLRKGESIWDHVYTIDLHIEEIRESHINMNGQDIIISQLSFFKDKLREVDRRSLSEFVVIHGVGTGILRMEVEKILDLNSDYIIEKASSLHYGDGATFVTVK